A portion of the Desulfurispora thermophila DSM 16022 genome contains these proteins:
- a CDS encoding acyl-CoA dehydrogenase, whose amino-acid sequence MDFDLSKEQQLIRDVVRDFAQQEIAPKAAEIDRTGQFPLGILQRMAEMDLMGLPFPEEYGGAGADYVSYCLALEEISRACGSTGITYEAHISLGCMPIYLFGTEEQKRQFLTPLCRGECVGAFGLTEPNAGSDAGGTQTRAVRENGYWMINGSKCFITNASYAKFVTITAVTDKSKGKKGISSIIVPVDTPGFTIKAGYEKLGLHGSNTTELYFDDVRVPEENLLGKEGEGLKQFLQVLDGGRIAIGAMATGLAQAALDAALKYAQERYQFSQPIGKFQAIQFKLADMAMQVELARNMYLKAAWLKDRGRPHTKEASFAKLFASEMATQAALQAIQIHGGYGYTKDFPVERILRDAKLCEIGEGTSEIQRLVIARCLGL is encoded by the coding sequence ATGGACTTTGACCTGAGTAAAGAGCAGCAGCTAATTCGGGATGTAGTGCGGGACTTTGCCCAGCAGGAGATTGCGCCCAAAGCGGCCGAGATAGACCGCACCGGCCAGTTTCCCCTGGGGATCCTGCAACGCATGGCGGAAATGGACCTGATGGGGCTGCCCTTTCCCGAGGAGTACGGTGGGGCGGGAGCTGATTATGTCAGCTACTGCCTGGCGTTGGAGGAGATCTCCCGCGCCTGCGGTTCTACGGGGATAACTTACGAGGCCCATATTTCTCTGGGCTGTATGCCGATCTACCTGTTTGGGACCGAGGAGCAAAAGCGCCAGTTTTTGACTCCCCTCTGCCGGGGTGAGTGTGTGGGTGCCTTTGGTCTTACCGAGCCCAATGCGGGTTCGGATGCGGGAGGCACGCAGACCAGGGCAGTGCGGGAAAACGGTTACTGGATGATCAATGGCAGTAAGTGTTTTATCACCAATGCCAGTTACGCCAAGTTCGTTACCATCACCGCGGTGACCGACAAAAGCAAAGGTAAGAAAGGAATCAGCTCCATCATTGTGCCCGTGGACACGCCGGGATTTACCATCAAAGCGGGCTACGAAAAGCTGGGCCTGCACGGGTCCAACACCACCGAGCTGTATTTTGATGATGTGCGGGTGCCCGAGGAAAACCTGTTGGGCAAGGAGGGAGAGGGGTTAAAACAGTTTTTGCAGGTGCTGGACGGGGGCCGGATTGCCATCGGGGCCATGGCCACGGGGTTGGCCCAGGCTGCGCTGGACGCCGCTTTGAAGTACGCCCAGGAACGCTACCAATTTTCCCAGCCAATAGGCAAGTTCCAGGCCATCCAGTTCAAGCTGGCCGACATGGCCATGCAGGTGGAACTGGCCCGCAATATGTACCTGAAGGCGGCCTGGCTGAAGGACCGGGGGCGGCCCCACACCAAAGAGGCCTCTTTTGCCAAGCTGTTTGCATCGGAAATGGCCACCCAGGCTGCCCTGCAGGCCATCCAGATTCACGGTGGTTATGGCTATACCAAGGATTTTCCGGTAGAGAGAATACTGCGCGATGCCAAGCTGTGTGAAATCGGCGAGGGCACTTCGGAAATCCAGCGCCTGGTCATCGCGCGCTGTCTGGGGTTGTAA
- the glgA gene encoding glycogen synthase GlgA, which produces MFERPLKILLVSSEVAPFAKTGGLADVAGSLPKALATVPEVGPGHDVRVAMPMYKGVGNYNYLLDFPVRMPQRTATAIIRQGEISAQYQQKSSKIPVYLINNYHYFHRQGMYMFPDEAERFIFFCRAVLEMLPLLDWQPDIIHCNDWHTGPIPFLLHARYRQNVFYRPIATLFTIHNLKYQGIFPREVLRLLEVGEEYFHPASIEFYGQVNFMKMGLVYADLINTVSKTYAREIQGPELGEGLDGLLRQRAGQLYGIVNGINYHEFDPRHDQRIFKNYHQDNLGARKENKFGLQKEMELPVQDVPVLGLISRLVDQKGLDLLLEIMDDLMQMEVQLFILGMGDPYYEQAFRDVKQRYPQKAGLHLGFNSVLAQRIYAGADIFLMPSRFEPCGLGQLIAMRYGAVPVVRATGGLADTVVDYNPILDTGTGFVFQEYSGRAFYHAIGRALQLYHGQPLAWQKLIQRCMEKDYSWARSGVEYLQLYYEALRARQLGEKIA; this is translated from the coding sequence ATGTTTGAACGTCCGCTGAAAATCCTGCTGGTTTCCTCCGAGGTGGCACCCTTTGCCAAAACAGGCGGTTTGGCCGATGTGGCCGGTTCATTGCCCAAGGCCCTGGCCACCGTACCCGAGGTCGGCCCTGGGCACGACGTGCGGGTGGCCATGCCCATGTACAAGGGGGTGGGCAACTACAACTATCTGCTGGACTTTCCGGTCCGCATGCCCCAGCGCACGGCCACGGCCATCATCCGCCAGGGGGAAATCAGTGCGCAGTACCAGCAAAAAAGCAGCAAAATACCGGTTTACCTGATCAACAACTACCATTACTTTCACCGTCAGGGTATGTACATGTTTCCCGACGAGGCGGAAAGGTTTATTTTCTTCTGCCGGGCGGTGCTGGAAATGTTGCCCCTGCTGGATTGGCAGCCCGATATCATCCACTGCAACGACTGGCACACCGGGCCCATTCCTTTCCTGCTGCATGCCCGCTACCGGCAAAATGTTTTCTACCGGCCCATAGCCACTCTGTTCACCATTCACAACCTGAAATACCAGGGCATTTTTCCGCGGGAAGTGTTGCGCCTGCTGGAGGTGGGGGAGGAGTATTTCCACCCCGCGAGCATAGAGTTTTATGGTCAGGTTAACTTTATGAAGATGGGCCTGGTTTACGCTGACCTGATCAACACCGTGAGCAAAACCTATGCGCGGGAGATTCAGGGACCGGAGTTGGGAGAAGGTCTGGACGGTCTGTTGCGCCAGCGGGCCGGGCAGCTGTACGGGATAGTGAACGGCATCAACTACCACGAGTTCGACCCGCGCCATGACCAGCGCATATTTAAAAATTACCATCAGGATAATCTGGGCGCCCGCAAGGAAAACAAATTTGGACTGCAGAAGGAAATGGAACTGCCCGTGCAGGATGTACCGGTGCTGGGGCTAATCTCCCGCCTGGTGGACCAAAAGGGCCTGGATTTGCTGCTGGAAATCATGGATGACCTGATGCAGATGGAAGTGCAGCTTTTCATCCTGGGTATGGGCGATCCGTATTATGAGCAGGCTTTCAGGGATGTGAAGCAGAGGTATCCGCAAAAGGCGGGCTTGCATCTGGGATTCAATTCCGTGCTGGCCCAGCGCATTTACGCCGGTGCGGATATTTTCTTGATGCCTTCCCGCTTTGAGCCCTGTGGCCTGGGGCAGCTGATTGCCATGCGCTACGGGGCCGTGCCCGTGGTGCGCGCCACAGGCGGGCTGGCCGACACTGTGGTGGACTATAACCCCATTCTGGATACGGGCACCGGATTTGTTTTCCAGGAGTACAGCGGTAGGGCTTTTTACCACGCTATCGGCCGGGCGCTGCAGCTTTACCACGGTCAGCCACTGGCCTGGCAAAAGCTGATTCAGCGCTGTATGGAGAAGGATTATTCGTGGGCCCGCTCGGGTGTGGAGTATTTGCAGCTTTACTATGAAGCGCTGCGGGCCCGGCAGTTGGGCGAGAAGATTGCCTGA
- a CDS encoding AMP-binding protein, with protein sequence MAARYPDNDALVYVEPPLRYTYQQFRDVCNQAAKGLMKIGIQKGEHISIWANNVPEWVITQFATGKMGAVLVTVNTNYRTFELEYLLKQSDSTTLLLIAGIKGREYLDMVYELCPELYSCAPGQLQSARLPLLKNVIYIGPEKMPGMYNWIDIMEMGNQVSDEELAARQASLQPDEVINMQYTSGTTGFPKGVMLTHTNLIGNACSVAECMAFTHRDRLCIPVPFFHCFGCVLGTLTCVVSGATMVPVVAFHPAAVLRTVEKEKCTALHGVPTMFIAELEELSKQKYDTSSLRTGIMAGAPCPIEVMKAVVNTMGAREICITYGQTEASPGITMTRTDDPIELRVSTVGRALPNVEVKIVNPETGETVPPGVQGELCTRGYHVMKGYYNMPEATASAIDKEGWLHTGDLAVMDKSGYCKITGRLKDMIIRGGENVYPREIEEFLYTNPKIKDIQIVGVPSEKYGEEVVAFIQLKEGEQATPEEIKEFCRDKISRHKIPAYVFFVDQYPTTASGKIQKYKLRERAIKELGREKAAQIETA encoded by the coding sequence ATGGCGGCAAGATACCCGGATAACGACGCCCTGGTATATGTGGAGCCGCCGCTCCGCTACACCTACCAGCAGTTTCGTGATGTCTGCAACCAGGCGGCCAAGGGCTTGATGAAGATCGGCATTCAAAAGGGCGAGCACATCTCCATCTGGGCCAACAATGTGCCCGAGTGGGTGATCACCCAGTTCGCCACGGGCAAAATGGGTGCCGTGCTGGTAACGGTGAACACCAATTACCGTACCTTCGAATTGGAGTATTTACTCAAACAGTCGGATTCCACCACGCTGCTCTTGATTGCCGGCATAAAAGGACGGGAGTATCTGGACATGGTCTACGAGCTGTGTCCCGAACTGTATAGCTGCGCGCCCGGCCAGCTGCAGTCGGCCCGCCTGCCGTTGCTCAAAAACGTAATTTACATCGGGCCGGAAAAAATGCCCGGTATGTACAACTGGATCGACATCATGGAGATGGGCAACCAGGTGAGCGATGAAGAACTGGCCGCCCGGCAGGCCTCTTTGCAGCCCGACGAAGTGATCAACATGCAGTACACTTCGGGCACCACCGGCTTCCCCAAGGGCGTCATGCTCACCCACACCAACCTGATTGGCAACGCCTGCAGCGTCGCGGAGTGTATGGCCTTCACCCACCGGGACCGCCTGTGTATTCCCGTGCCCTTCTTTCACTGTTTCGGCTGTGTGCTGGGCACGCTGACCTGTGTGGTTTCGGGTGCCACCATGGTGCCGGTGGTGGCCTTCCATCCTGCTGCGGTGCTGCGCACGGTGGAAAAAGAAAAATGTACCGCCCTGCACGGCGTGCCCACCATGTTCATCGCCGAGCTGGAGGAGTTGAGCAAGCAGAAATACGACACCTCCTCACTGCGCACGGGCATTATGGCCGGCGCGCCCTGCCCCATCGAGGTGATGAAGGCGGTGGTCAACACCATGGGCGCGCGGGAAATCTGTATCACCTACGGGCAGACCGAGGCCTCGCCGGGTATCACCATGACCCGCACGGACGACCCCATTGAGCTGCGGGTGAGCACTGTGGGCCGGGCGCTGCCCAATGTGGAAGTGAAGATTGTCAACCCGGAAACGGGCGAAACCGTGCCGCCGGGTGTGCAGGGCGAGTTGTGCACGCGGGGCTACCACGTGATGAAGGGCTACTACAACATGCCGGAGGCCACCGCTTCGGCCATTGACAAAGAAGGCTGGCTGCACACCGGTGATCTGGCCGTGATGGATAAAAGCGGCTATTGCAAAATCACCGGCCGCCTGAAAGACATGATCATCCGGGGTGGCGAGAACGTTTATCCGCGGGAGATTGAGGAGTTTTTGTACACCAACCCCAAGATCAAGGACATCCAGATCGTGGGGGTGCCCAGTGAGAAGTACGGCGAGGAAGTGGTGGCCTTTATCCAGCTCAAAGAGGGTGAGCAGGCCACGCCGGAGGAAATCAAAGAGTTCTGCCGGGATAAGATCTCCCGTCACAAAATTCCCGCCTATGTCTTTTTTGTGGATCAGTATCCCACCACGGCCAGCGGCAAGATCCAGAAATACAAGCTGCGTGAGCGGGCCATCAAAGAGCTGGGCCGGGAGAAGGCGGCGCAGATCGAGACGGCATAA
- a CDS encoding septum site-determining protein MinC, translated as MTREAICIKGTREGLAILLDCDREWEDIKKNLHNKMSVAGNFFRGARFAFFGNKSIPQEKNSELVQICQQYGLVYCQDVRWPPVSKASSPAPAPAQAPNLRNLATRREGRAEASLHWQHLRSGQVLTSSGGLVLVGDVHPGAEIIAAGSVVIWGKCRGRVQAGTRDPHAYVTALELKPSSLQIGSITAPETLFVHLSGPILAWVEGDAIICRDI; from the coding sequence ATGACCCGGGAAGCAATTTGTATTAAAGGTACCCGCGAGGGTTTGGCCATTTTGTTGGATTGTGACCGGGAATGGGAGGATATTAAGAAAAACTTACATAATAAAATGTCTGTCGCCGGCAACTTTTTCCGCGGCGCCCGTTTTGCATTTTTCGGCAACAAGAGCATCCCGCAGGAGAAAAATTCCGAACTGGTGCAGATTTGCCAGCAATACGGGCTGGTGTACTGCCAGGATGTGCGCTGGCCACCGGTCAGCAAGGCATCCAGCCCCGCCCCTGCCCCCGCCCAGGCACCTAACCTGCGCAACCTGGCAACCCGGCGCGAAGGCCGGGCGGAAGCCAGCCTGCACTGGCAACACCTGCGCAGCGGTCAGGTGCTCACCAGCAGCGGCGGACTGGTGCTGGTGGGCGATGTCCACCCTGGAGCCGAGATCATTGCCGCGGGCAGTGTGGTCATCTGGGGCAAATGCCGGGGCCGGGTCCAGGCCGGCACCCGGGATCCGCACGCCTACGTGACCGCCCTGGAACTGAAGCCCTCCAGCCTGCAGATCGGCAGCATCACCGCCCCGGAAACCCTTTTTGTGCACTTAAGCGGCCCGATCCTGGCCTGGGTGGAAGGCGATGCCATTATTTGCCGGGATATCTAA
- a CDS encoding sigma-54 interaction domain-containing protein, translating into MLYQESALFPRASMRRQACTAEHLLKTIFANKHEGLLVIDDNGLVTQITMSLAEVLHQVPSEIVGHPLVEVSRHGSFKRLLRVLQSGQPEHNSLETLDGRCVLVNYLPVFEEQKLLGAVAHVTFLNCLPTECTAMAGQYQSKKNKSVRLTTTVQYTVENIVGTSPQLIDLKETILKVAPRNSTILITGESGTGKELFAQSIHAASLRRSGPFIKINCAAIPDTLLESEFFGYEEGAFTGSKKGGQVGKLELANGGTVFLDEIGELSFNLQAKLLRFIQDREIQKLGSGRTLVSDVRIVAATNVNLDQLVKYKKFREDLYYRLNVVNIHIPPLRERREDIPALVDCFIQKFNRLFRMQVGGVAPEVQAVFQRYSWPGNVRELENIIERAFNVLDGNKITLAHLPAHLMALSSDPGVVSAEASSEKGNGIASALLSGQGLDEILEQSEKMIIMQALLLCKGNKARAASMLNISRPGLYKKLLKYGLT; encoded by the coding sequence TTGCTGTACCAGGAAAGCGCCCTGTTTCCCCGTGCCAGTATGCGGCGCCAAGCATGCACGGCGGAACACTTGCTGAAAACCATCTTTGCCAACAAGCACGAAGGGTTGCTGGTGATTGACGACAACGGCCTGGTGACACAAATTACCATGTCCCTGGCGGAAGTGTTGCATCAGGTGCCATCGGAGATTGTGGGCCACCCCCTGGTGGAAGTAAGCCGGCACGGCAGTTTCAAAAGATTGCTCAGAGTGTTGCAGAGCGGTCAGCCCGAACACAACAGCCTGGAAACGCTGGATGGCCGTTGTGTGCTGGTAAATTATCTGCCCGTCTTTGAAGAGCAGAAGTTGCTGGGAGCGGTTGCCCATGTGACTTTCCTCAACTGTCTGCCTACCGAGTGTACGGCAATGGCCGGCCAGTACCAGAGCAAAAAAAACAAGTCTGTCCGGTTAACCACTACTGTCCAGTACACAGTGGAAAACATCGTTGGCACCAGCCCGCAGCTCATTGATCTGAAGGAAACCATCTTGAAAGTGGCACCGCGCAATTCCACCATCCTGATCACGGGCGAGTCGGGTACGGGCAAGGAGCTCTTTGCCCAGTCCATCCACGCGGCCAGCCTGCGCCGGTCCGGTCCCTTTATCAAGATCAACTGCGCGGCCATTCCTGATACCCTGCTGGAGTCCGAGTTCTTCGGCTACGAGGAGGGTGCCTTCACCGGCAGCAAAAAAGGTGGTCAGGTGGGCAAACTGGAGTTGGCCAACGGGGGGACCGTGTTTTTGGATGAAATCGGCGAGCTTTCCTTCAACCTGCAGGCCAAGTTGCTGCGCTTTATCCAGGACCGGGAAATCCAGAAGCTGGGCAGTGGCCGTACGCTGGTCAGCGATGTGCGCATTGTGGCTGCCACCAATGTGAATCTGGATCAGTTGGTTAAGTATAAAAAGTTTCGCGAAGATCTGTATTACCGGTTGAATGTGGTCAACATTCATATTCCGCCCCTGCGGGAGCGCCGGGAAGATATCCCGGCTTTGGTGGATTGCTTTATCCAGAAGTTCAACCGCCTTTTCCGCATGCAGGTGGGCGGAGTGGCTCCCGAAGTGCAGGCGGTGTTCCAGCGCTATAGCTGGCCGGGCAATGTGCGGGAGCTGGAAAACATCATCGAGCGGGCTTTTAATGTGCTGGACGGCAATAAAATCACTCTGGCTCACCTGCCGGCCCACCTGATGGCCCTCTCGTCCGACCCCGGCGTGGTTAGCGCGGAAGCCAGCAGTGAAAAGGGTAACGGTATCGCCAGCGCCTTGCTCAGCGGCCAGGGTCTGGATGAGATCCTGGAGCAGAGCGAAAAAATGATTATCATGCAGGCGCTGCTTTTGTGCAAGGGCAACAAAGCCCGGGCGGCCAGCATGTTAAATATTTCCCGCCCGGGCTTGTACAAAAAATTGCTCAAATACGGTTTGACCTGA